A single genomic interval of Helicoverpa armigera isolate CAAS_96S chromosome 13, ASM3070526v1, whole genome shotgun sequence harbors:
- the LOC110371644 gene encoding immunoglobulin superfamily containing leucine-rich repeat protein yields MRWFIVTMSVMVWETILAGIAPPGSCPAVCACKWKGGKQTVECVDRALITVPEPVDPATQVLDLSGNNLQILPQEAFAKTGLLNLQRVYLRNCNIGQIHDRAFKGLTNLVELDLSYNLLTEIPSNSFKDAPFLRDLTLSQNPVLKVHTDALSNLGSVVKLDLSKCDIREIAPEAFRTLRSLESLKLNHNKLRDIPLSSLEKIEKLRAIDLSDNPWTCDCRLRDLKLWLAKHKLLSTPSCYAPTRLANRPFSELPIEEFACKPEILPASRHVEAAVGSNATITCRTEAVPSANINWYWNGRLLQNGSHFNSHQKIFIFEEGESTKKSSLILTNTQETDSSEFYCVAENKAGNAEANFTVHVTQLAAGMASLGSAQIASLGAALFLVVVVVSLALLITFVRFRPTPACESKTPNTIDRVVSGNEVHPTSTDRPHVAVLANRQDSPNYNDSKCNPVLKPPRANDIPYTTNHYEGRGSVVTAGGPIVVSPTVSGTIDPDLINDTRPDSAARPGSGEYARETSESLYPSGLWDQMKMTQASNLARAVSTAIPTYYNDRTPIIENCSVDGSQEELGYMSRTFPRTHAVPAPSGPVAGDAPYPPDYGLPVGGARTLRVWQRAPPVLPPVAALKRVLTITRPSAEDHFQDGCATDV; encoded by the coding sequence atgaggtGGTTTATAGTGACAATGAGCGTGATGGTGTGGGAAACAATTTTAGCCGGTATCGCACCCCCTGGCTCTTGTCCCGCGGTGTGTGCGTGTAAGTGGAAAGGAGGCAAGCAGACTGTGGAGTGTGTGGACAGAGCTCTTATAACAGTGCCCGAACCAGTAGACCCTGCCACGCAAGTATTGGACCTCTCTGGGAATAATCTTCAAATCCTTCCTCAGGAAGCTTTTGCCAAAACAGGGCTGCTCAACTTACAGAGAGTTTATTTACGCAATTGTAATATTGGCCAAATACATGATAGAGCTTTTAAAGGCTTAACCAATTTAGTTGAATTAGATCTATCCTATAATTTACTTACTGAGATCCCTTCAAATAGCTTCAAGGATGCTCCTTTTCTTAGGGACCTTACACTGTCCCAAAATCCAGTATTAAAAGTTCATACGGACGCTTTGAGCAATCTTGGCAGCGTTGTCAAACTTGATCTATCCAAATGCGATATCAGAGAAATAGCTCCAGAAGCATTCAGAACGTTGCGCTCGCTggaatctttaaaattaaaccaCAACAAGTTACGTGACATACCTTTGAGTTCATTAGAGAAGATTGAGAAACTGCGAGCTATAGACTTATCGGACAATCCGTGGACTTGTGATTGCCGGCTACGAGATCTCAAATTATGGTTGGCAAAACATAAATTGCTTTCAACTCCCAGCTGCTATGCGCCGACACGTCTAGCAAATCGACCATTTTCAGAGTTACCTATAGAAGAGTTTGCGTGTAAACCAGAAATATTACCAGCGAGCAGGCATGTCGAGGCAGCAGTAGGTTCCAATGCTACTATTACGTGCCGGACTGAAGCCGTGCCGAGCGCCAATATCAACTGGTACTGGAATGGTCGATTGCTTCAGAATGGAAGTCACTTTAACTCTCACCAAAAAATTTTTATCTTTGAAGAAGGTGAATCTACAAAGAAGTCATCCTTGATATTAACGAATACTCAAGAAACAGATTCTAGCGAGTTTTATTGTGTGGCCGAAAATAAAGCCGGGAATGCAGAAGCTAACTTTACTGTGCACGTCACACAGCTTGCAGCCGGGATGGCTTCCTTAGGGAGTGCACAGATAGCAAGCCTAGGAGCAGCTTTATTCCTAGTCGTAGTTGTTGTTTCTTTGGCTCTGCTTATTACTTTTGTCCGGTTTCGTCCAACGCCGGCTTGTGAGAGTAAAACACCAAATACGATAGACAGGGTAGTATCAGGAAATGAAGTACACCCAACGTCGACAGATCGACCTCACGTTGCAGTTTTGGCTAATAGACAAGACTCACCAAATTACAATGATTCAAAATGTAATCCGGTTCTCAAACCACCGAGAGCAAACGATATACCTTACACCACGAATCACTACGAGGGTAGAGGAAGCGTCGTGACTGCCGGTGGACCCATAGTTGTATCGCCAACAGTTTCTGGCACTATTGACCCCGATCTTATCAACGATACGAGGCCGGATAGCGCTGCTAGACCAGGAAGCGGCGAGTACGCCCGCGAGACCTCAGAATCATTATATCCATCCGGCCTTTGGGATCAAATGAAAATGACTCAGGCCAGTAATTTGGCTCGTGCGGTCAGTACGGCAATTCCCACGTACTATAACGATAGAACACCTATAATAGAGAATTGCAGCGTGGATGGGTCGCAAGAGGAGCTGGGCTACATGAGCCGCACGTTCCCGCGGACGCACGCGGTGCCGGCGCCGAGCGGGCCGGTGGCGGGCGACGCGCCGTACCCGCCCGACTACGGGCTGCCGGTGGGCGGCGCGCGCACGCTCCGCGTGTGGCAGCGGGCGCCGCCGGTGCTGCCGCCGGTGGCCGCGCTCAAGCGCGTGCTCACCATCACCAGGCCCTCGGCGGAGGACCACTTTCAGGATGGCTGTGCTACTGATGTTTAA